The following are encoded in a window of Geothermobacter ehrlichii genomic DNA:
- a CDS encoding glutamine--tRNA ligase/YqeY domain fusion protein, translating to MAETTTTPSNFIRNIIDADLASGRRSEVVTRFPPEPNGYLHIGHAKSICLNFGLAEIYGGRCHLRFDDTNPVKEEQEYVEAIQRDVRWLGFDWGEHLYFASDYFDQLYAWAVQLIKAGKAYVDSQSPEEIRVNRGTLTEPGIPSPYRDRSVEENLELFERMKNGEFPDGSHVLRAKIDMASPNINLRDPVMYRILHARHHRTGDKWCIYPMYDFAHGQEDSIEGITHSICTLEFEDHRPLYDWFIEQLGIHAPQQIEFARLNLTYTVMSKRKLLQLVREKLVAGWDDPRMPTLSGMRRRGYPPQAIRLFCDRIGVGKSEAWIDLSVLEDCVREVLNETSLRRMAVLRPLKVTITNLPQSEIVCRGANHPQRPELGERELLLTPEIYIERDDFMEEAPKKFFRLAPGREVRLRNACVIRCDEVIKDTAGEVVELRCSCDPDTFGANPADGRKIKGTIHWVSAVHGRRVPVRLYDRLFREENPDRAEDFRDCLNPDSLVETEAWVEPSLLEVTPGQTVQFERTGYFTADSVDSSAGAPVFNRTVTLRDSWAKLKK from the coding sequence ATGGCAGAAACCACGACGACCCCGAGCAACTTCATCCGCAACATCATCGACGCCGACCTGGCCAGCGGCCGCCGCAGCGAGGTGGTGACCCGCTTCCCGCCGGAGCCGAACGGCTATCTGCACATCGGCCACGCCAAGAGCATCTGTCTCAACTTCGGCCTGGCCGAAATCTACGGCGGCCGCTGTCACCTGCGCTTCGACGACACCAACCCGGTCAAGGAAGAGCAGGAGTACGTCGAGGCGATTCAGCGCGACGTGCGCTGGCTCGGCTTCGACTGGGGCGAACACCTCTATTTCGCCTCCGACTATTTCGACCAGCTCTACGCCTGGGCGGTGCAGCTGATCAAGGCCGGCAAGGCCTATGTCGACAGCCAGAGTCCGGAGGAGATCCGCGTCAACCGCGGCACCCTCACCGAACCGGGTATTCCCAGCCCCTATCGCGACCGGTCGGTGGAGGAGAACCTCGAGCTGTTCGAGCGGATGAAGAACGGCGAATTCCCCGACGGCAGCCATGTGCTGCGGGCGAAGATCGACATGGCCTCGCCCAACATCAACCTGCGCGATCCGGTCATGTACCGCATCCTGCACGCCCGGCACCATCGCACCGGCGACAAGTGGTGCATCTACCCGATGTACGATTTCGCCCATGGCCAGGAGGATTCGATCGAGGGGATCACCCATTCGATCTGCACCCTCGAATTCGAGGATCACCGGCCGCTCTACGACTGGTTCATCGAGCAGCTCGGCATTCACGCCCCGCAGCAGATCGAGTTCGCCCGCCTCAACCTCACCTACACGGTGATGAGCAAGCGCAAGCTGCTGCAGCTGGTGCGGGAAAAGCTGGTCGCCGGCTGGGACGATCCGCGCATGCCGACCCTGTCGGGCATGCGCCGGCGCGGCTATCCGCCGCAGGCGATCCGTCTCTTTTGCGACCGGATCGGCGTCGGAAAGTCGGAGGCCTGGATCGATCTGTCGGTGCTCGAGGACTGCGTCCGCGAGGTGCTCAACGAAACCTCCCTGCGGCGGATGGCGGTGCTCAGGCCACTGAAGGTGACCATCACCAATCTGCCGCAGAGCGAAATCGTCTGCCGTGGCGCCAATCACCCGCAGCGGCCGGAACTGGGGGAGCGCGAACTGCTGTTGACCCCGGAGATCTACATCGAGCGGGACGATTTCATGGAGGAGGCGCCGAAGAAGTTCTTCCGCCTGGCGCCCGGCCGCGAGGTGCGCCTGCGCAACGCCTGCGTCATCCGCTGCGACGAGGTGATCAAGGACACCGCCGGCGAGGTGGTCGAACTGCGCTGCAGCTGCGATCCTGATACCTTCGGCGCCAATCCGGCCGACGGTCGCAAGATCAAGGGGACCATCCACTGGGTGTCGGCGGTCCACGGCCGCCGGGTGCCGGTGCGGCTCTACGACCGCCTCTTCCGGGAGGAGAACCCGGACCGGGCCGAGGATTTCCGCGACTGCCTCAACCCCGATTCCCTGGTCGAAACCGAAGCCTGGGTCGAGCCTTCGCTGCTCGAAGTGACCCCGGGACAGACCGTGCAGTTCGAACGGACCGGCTACTTCACCGCCGACAGCGTCGACTCAAGCGCTGGGGCGCCGGTCTTCAACCGCACCGTCACCCTGCGCGACAGCTGGGCGAAGCTGAAAAAGTAG